A window of the Brassica napus cultivar Da-Ae chromosome C5, Da-Ae, whole genome shotgun sequence genome harbors these coding sequences:
- the LOC106369426 gene encoding cryptochrome-2-like isoform X2 yields the protein MATNRKTIVWFRRDLRIEDNPALAATAREGSVFPVFIWCPEEEGQFHPGRASRWWMKQSLAHLNQSLKSLGSHLTFIKTHSTVSAILDCVRSTGATKVVFNHLYDPVSLVRDHNVKEKLVERGISVQGYNGDLLYEPWEINSENGKPFTSFAPYWKKCLDMSVESVMLPPPWRLMPLTAAEGVWACSIEELGLENEAEKPSNALLTRAWSPGWSNADKILTEFIERQLIDYAKNSKKVVGNSTSMLSPYLHFGEISVRRVFQCVRMKKIIWARDKNSEGEESADLFLRGIGQREYSRYICFNFPFTHEQSLLSHLRFFPWDADVGKFKAWSQGRTGYPLVDAGMRELWATGWMHNRIRVIVSSFAVKFLLLPWKWGMKYFWDTLLDADLECDIIGWQYISGSLPDGHELDRLDNPAIQGAKYDPEGEYIRQWLPELARMPTEWIHHPWDAPSTVLKASGVELGANYAKPIVDIDTARELLTKAISRTREAQIMIGAAPDEIVADSYEALEGNNTVKVPGLLCPSASSNDQRVPSAVRYNGLKRVKPAEEEEEREMKRCREERDLFSTAESSSSDG from the exons TTCCCTGTTTTCATTTGGTGCCCTGAAGAAGAAGGCCAGTTTCATCCAGGAAGAGCTTCAAGATGGTGGATGAAACAGTCTCTTGCTCACTTGAACCAATCCTTGAAGTCTCTTGGCTCCCACCTCACTTTTATCAAAACACATAGCACGGTTTCCGCTATCTTGGACTGTGTCCGCTCCACGGGTGCCACAAAAGTCGTCTTCAACCACCTCTACG ATCCTGTTTCACTAGTTAGGGACCATAACGTAAAGGAGAAACTTGTGGAACGTGGGATCTCTGTGCAAGGCTACAATGGAGATCTATTGTATGAGCCTTGGGAGATAAACTCCGAAAATGGCAAACCTTTTACGAGTTTTGCTCCTTACTGGAAGAAATGCTTAGACATGTCGGTTGAATCCGttatgcttcctcctccttgGCGTTTGATGCCTCTAACTGCTG CTGAAGGGGTGTGGGCATGTTCAATAGAAGAGCTAGGACTAGAAAACGAGGCAGAGAAGCCAAGCAACGCGCTGTTAACTAGAGCTTGGTCACCAGGCTGGAGCAACGCTGATAAGATACTAACCGAGTTCATCGAGAGACAGTTGATAGACTACGCAAAGAACAGCAAGAAAGTTGTTGGGAACTCAACCTCGATGCTCTCTCCCTATCTCCACTTCGGAGAAATAAGCGTCAGACGTGTGTTCCAGTGCGTCCGtatgaaaaaaatcatatgGGCAAGAGATAAGAACagtgaaggagaagagagcgcTGATCTTTTTCTCAGAGGGATTGGTCAAAGAGAGTATTCTCGGTATATATGTTTCAACTTCCCTTTTACTCACGAGCAGTCCTTGTTGAGTCATCTACGTTTCTTCCCTTGGGACGCTGACGTTGGCAAGTTCAAGGCTTGGAGTCAAGGAAGGACTGGGTATCCTTTGGTGGATGCTGGGATGAGGGAGCTTTGGGCTACTGGATGGATGCATAACAGGATAAGAGTCATTGTTTCGAGCTTTGCTGTTAAGTTTCTCCTTCTTCCGTGGAAATGGGGAATGAAGTATTTTTGGGATACTCTTTTGGATGCTGATTTGGAATGTGACATCATTGGCTGGCAGTATATCTCCGGGAGCTTACCTGATGGCCACGAGCTTGATCGCTTGGACAATCCTGCG ATACAAGGTGCAAAATATGATCCAGAAGGAGAGTACATAAGGCAATGGCTTCCCGAGCTGGCGAGAATGCCAACGGAATGGATCCATCACCCATGGGACGCTCCTTCAACTGTACTCAAAGCTTCTGGAGTGGAACTCGGAGCAAACTACGCGAAACCCATCGTAGATATCGACACAGCTCGTGAGCTGCTTACCAAAGCCATATCAAGAACTCGCGAGGCACAGATCATGATCGGAGCAGCGCCTGATGAGATTGTAGCTGATAGCTACGAGGCCTTAGAGGGTAATAATACCGTTAAAGTACCTGGTCTTCTTTGCCCCTCTGCGTCTTCTAATGACCAGCGAGTACCTTCGGCGGTTCGTTACAATGGGTTAAAGAGAGTGAAACctgcggaagaagaagaagagagggagaTGAAGAGATGTAGAGAAGAAAGAGACTTGTTTTCAACCGCtgagtcttcttcttctgatggtTAG
- the LOC106369426 gene encoding cryptochrome-2-like isoform X1, with translation MATNRKTIVWFRRDLRIEDNPALAATAREGSVFPVFIWCPEEEGQFHPGRASRWWMKQSLAHLNQSLKSLGSHLTFIKTHSTVSAILDCVRSTGATKVVFNHLYDPVSLVRDHNVKEKLVERGISVQGYNGDLLYEPWEINSENGKPFTSFAPYWKKCLDMSVESVMLPPPWRLMPLTAAAEGVWACSIEELGLENEAEKPSNALLTRAWSPGWSNADKILTEFIERQLIDYAKNSKKVVGNSTSMLSPYLHFGEISVRRVFQCVRMKKIIWARDKNSEGEESADLFLRGIGQREYSRYICFNFPFTHEQSLLSHLRFFPWDADVGKFKAWSQGRTGYPLVDAGMRELWATGWMHNRIRVIVSSFAVKFLLLPWKWGMKYFWDTLLDADLECDIIGWQYISGSLPDGHELDRLDNPAIQGAKYDPEGEYIRQWLPELARMPTEWIHHPWDAPSTVLKASGVELGANYAKPIVDIDTARELLTKAISRTREAQIMIGAAPDEIVADSYEALEGNNTVKVPGLLCPSASSNDQRVPSAVRYNGLKRVKPAEEEEEREMKRCREERDLFSTAESSSSDG, from the exons TTCCCTGTTTTCATTTGGTGCCCTGAAGAAGAAGGCCAGTTTCATCCAGGAAGAGCTTCAAGATGGTGGATGAAACAGTCTCTTGCTCACTTGAACCAATCCTTGAAGTCTCTTGGCTCCCACCTCACTTTTATCAAAACACATAGCACGGTTTCCGCTATCTTGGACTGTGTCCGCTCCACGGGTGCCACAAAAGTCGTCTTCAACCACCTCTACG ATCCTGTTTCACTAGTTAGGGACCATAACGTAAAGGAGAAACTTGTGGAACGTGGGATCTCTGTGCAAGGCTACAATGGAGATCTATTGTATGAGCCTTGGGAGATAAACTCCGAAAATGGCAAACCTTTTACGAGTTTTGCTCCTTACTGGAAGAAATGCTTAGACATGTCGGTTGAATCCGttatgcttcctcctccttgGCGTTTGATGCCTCTAACTGCTG CAGCTGAAGGGGTGTGGGCATGTTCAATAGAAGAGCTAGGACTAGAAAACGAGGCAGAGAAGCCAAGCAACGCGCTGTTAACTAGAGCTTGGTCACCAGGCTGGAGCAACGCTGATAAGATACTAACCGAGTTCATCGAGAGACAGTTGATAGACTACGCAAAGAACAGCAAGAAAGTTGTTGGGAACTCAACCTCGATGCTCTCTCCCTATCTCCACTTCGGAGAAATAAGCGTCAGACGTGTGTTCCAGTGCGTCCGtatgaaaaaaatcatatgGGCAAGAGATAAGAACagtgaaggagaagagagcgcTGATCTTTTTCTCAGAGGGATTGGTCAAAGAGAGTATTCTCGGTATATATGTTTCAACTTCCCTTTTACTCACGAGCAGTCCTTGTTGAGTCATCTACGTTTCTTCCCTTGGGACGCTGACGTTGGCAAGTTCAAGGCTTGGAGTCAAGGAAGGACTGGGTATCCTTTGGTGGATGCTGGGATGAGGGAGCTTTGGGCTACTGGATGGATGCATAACAGGATAAGAGTCATTGTTTCGAGCTTTGCTGTTAAGTTTCTCCTTCTTCCGTGGAAATGGGGAATGAAGTATTTTTGGGATACTCTTTTGGATGCTGATTTGGAATGTGACATCATTGGCTGGCAGTATATCTCCGGGAGCTTACCTGATGGCCACGAGCTTGATCGCTTGGACAATCCTGCG ATACAAGGTGCAAAATATGATCCAGAAGGAGAGTACATAAGGCAATGGCTTCCCGAGCTGGCGAGAATGCCAACGGAATGGATCCATCACCCATGGGACGCTCCTTCAACTGTACTCAAAGCTTCTGGAGTGGAACTCGGAGCAAACTACGCGAAACCCATCGTAGATATCGACACAGCTCGTGAGCTGCTTACCAAAGCCATATCAAGAACTCGCGAGGCACAGATCATGATCGGAGCAGCGCCTGATGAGATTGTAGCTGATAGCTACGAGGCCTTAGAGGGTAATAATACCGTTAAAGTACCTGGTCTTCTTTGCCCCTCTGCGTCTTCTAATGACCAGCGAGTACCTTCGGCGGTTCGTTACAATGGGTTAAAGAGAGTGAAACctgcggaagaagaagaagagagggagaTGAAGAGATGTAGAGAAGAAAGAGACTTGTTTTCAACCGCtgagtcttcttcttctgatggtTAG